A single Muntiacus reevesi chromosome 9, mMunRee1.1, whole genome shotgun sequence DNA region contains:
- the CALCB gene encoding calcitonin gene-related peptide 2 isoform X1, protein MGFWKFPPFLVLGILVLYQAGMYHAAPLRSVFDGRFDPATLDEEESRLLLSAMVNDYEQMRARESEKAQKTEGSRPFLFLYPENQHPEESLQHCHLHDPSPGRLAEQIWEYGEEQLVADEDGFQDLQWAPQELLVLSSEMILRIRSPGS, encoded by the exons ATGGGATTCTGGAAGTTCCCCCCATTCTTGGTCCTCGGCATCCTGGTCTTGTACCAGGCAGGCATGTATCACGCAGCACCACTCAG GTCTGTCTTTGATGGTCGTTTTGATCCTGCTACCCTTGATGAGGAGGAATCACGCCTCCTACTGTCTGCGATGGTGAATGACTACGAGCAGATGAGGGCTCGGGAGTCGGAGAAGGCTCAGAAGACCGAGGGCTCCCG gcctttcctttttctctatccTGAAAATCAGCATCCAGAAGAGAGCCTGCAACACTGCCACCTGCATGACCCATCGCCTGGCAGGCTGGCTGAGCAGATCTGGGAGTATGGTGAGGAGCAACTTGTTGCCGACGAAGATGGGTTTCAAGATCTTCAATGGGCCCCGCAGGAACTACTGGTTTTAAGCAGTGAAATGATTCTCAGAATAAG GTCACCAGGAAGTtga
- the CALCB gene encoding calcitonin gene-related peptide 2 isoform X2, with translation MGFWKFPPFLVLGILVLYQAGMYHAAPLRSVFDGRFDPATLDEEESRLLLSAMVNDYEQMRARESEKAQKTEGSRIQKRACNTATCMTHRLAGWLSRSGSMVRSNLLPTKMGFKIFNGPRRNYWF, from the exons ATGGGATTCTGGAAGTTCCCCCCATTCTTGGTCCTCGGCATCCTGGTCTTGTACCAGGCAGGCATGTATCACGCAGCACCACTCAG GTCTGTCTTTGATGGTCGTTTTGATCCTGCTACCCTTGATGAGGAGGAATCACGCCTCCTACTGTCTGCGATGGTGAATGACTACGAGCAGATGAGGGCTCGGGAGTCGGAGAAGGCTCAGAAGACCGAGGGCTCCCG CATCCAGAAGAGAGCCTGCAACACTGCCACCTGCATGACCCATCGCCTGGCAGGCTGGCTGAGCAGATCTGGGAGTATGGTGAGGAGCAACTTGTTGCCGACGAAGATGGGTTTCAAGATCTTCAATGGGCCCCGCAGGAACTACTGGTTTTAA